TGGATGGAGTATCCGCAACCTAAGCAGTAGACGGATTCTTTGTAGATGTAGGATGTCTGGGCGTCTGTTGAGATGAACGCGGGTTGGCTAGAGGACACAGGTACGGCTGGATAGATAAGGCCTCCGAGAAGCTCTGTCTGACCACCGCTGGCAGTGTTGATGACTGTGCCTGCCTTCTCGGTCTTGAGGCCTAGAATCCAGAGGGAGCCGCCCAGATTCGAGATCTTGGTTGCTAAGATCTCGTTGTCGAGTTGTCGCACAAAGGCCTGCTGCCCCTTCTGGATGTTGAAGCTGTTGATGCCGATGTCCTCAAGAAAGAGCTTCCCGGCGCCGGGGTAGCTCGCGTAGTTAGTGATGAATGCGTCCTTGAGAACGACGGGGCGGCTACCGCGATGATCGATCTTGATTCCGTAGCCGAACTGCTCGATGATGAGCGGCTGAGTGCTGTTGCTGGTGACGACGAAGCGAATGCCGCCGCCGTTTGTTCCGGCGCCTGTGTTGACGACGGAGGAGAAGCCGACGATTCGATCGACAGTATCGGGCACGGTGACGTCGGCTTCGTTGTAGGAAAAGTATGCGGCAAATGGGAAGTAAACGGTGTGCTTGCCGCTGTTGAGAACGGTCTGAAGACCGGAGGTATCCCCGTACCACTTAGGAGTGAAGACGGCCCAATCGGACAGGCTTGTACTAGTGAAGGAGGGCGTCTCTTGAACGGCCAGATCGAGACCGTTGGTTGAGGATGCGGTTCCTGTGAGCGTTGAGGGCGTGCCGACTACGAGATGCGTGAGGGTACCTTTGTGGAGAGTTGGGGTGGAGGTGCTCGTGTCCTGCAAGGTCGCTTCGTATCCGCTTGAGGATACATTTCGCACGAACATCGTGTTGTCGGTCTCGATTGCGGGAACTGTTGCCACGCCGCCGGAGAGGGTGCCGTCGAGCAGAACGACGAACCCTCCGGAGTTGGTGATGGCTGGAACTTTGTTGGTGCTGGTGAGACCGCGAATATTGATCAGTTGATTGCTGTTGCGAATACCGGCGATGTTTTGGCTCGTGAGGGTGATGCCTTCCATGGTGGCACTGTACTCGGCGTTTTGAAGATCGATGCCTACGTCGAAGCCCTGTATCTCCGTGTTGCGGATCATCAGAGGGCCGGCGTAGTGCTGCGTGAGATCGATACCAGCATGCCCCTTTCCGTCTTCGCTCTTGACGAAGACGTTGTGGATCGAGCCGATGTTGTTGGAGACATAGGTAATGGCGGTGGCGCCTGGGTTACCGGAGCCGATCGTGAGACCAAGATCCCAAACGTTCTGACGGAAGGACTGGTTTCCGAGCGGCGTAAGGATCATCGGCTTTGGAGCTGACGTGTTGTTGAAGCCGCCGGAGTCGGGGGCGAGGCGAATGATGCTGCTCGACGAACCCGATCCCTGCAGTGTGACACAGCATCCGACCCACTGAAGAGTGTTGCTAACGAGGTAGGTTCCTGGCGGGAAGTACAACGCCTTTGGCACTCCGTAGTAGTCGCCGGAAGCGTTGGATCGTCCGTCGGAGAGAGCCTTCTGAATGGCCGCGGTGTCATCGGTTACGCCGTCACCGACGGCACCGTATGTTTTAACCGAGGTCATAAAGCCTGTGGGAAACGATAGAGGGCCCTTGTTCAGGTTTGCGCCTGACAAGGCAGGCTGCACCGCGGCGGTGCCGCCTTCCTCGACGGGGATGGTCTGTCCGGAGCAACCCGCCAAAATCACAATGCATAGCAGGCTGATGGCGCTTATCGCAGCGCGAAAGGTTGAGGGCGTTCGATGGCCTCCGCTGGACGCAGAGATCTCATGGAGAAATTGGGGAGGGGGAGGGCATTTTCTCATACGCAAATAGTTGCATACTTCCCCAGCCATCACAATGGTACTAAGGTGTACATCCTATGAAGATTACGGCTGAACTTCTTCGATGAGACCAAGTTGCGTGGCAACAATATTTTTTGAAGAGCTGAATTTTGGGCTTGAGATTTGTTTTGACTTTTATGAAGCAGCGTCCTTCTCGCGCTACGGGTGAGTTGCGTGCTCGATTGCGAGGACTAGATGGCGAGAGATCTCGCTCCAGGTGAAATCTCGATCGATCATCAATTTCGCCGAGGCGCCCATGCGGGTGCGTTCAGTGACTCCAAGTCTCTCTGCTTCTGCTAAGAGCTCGGCTAGTCGAGTGGGAGTATTTGGAGTAAGGACCAGTCCGGAGCTGGAGTGCCGGACGAAGTCGGCGAGGTTGGTCTCTTCGGAGACGATCAGTGGAACGCCGCATGAAGCGGCCTCAAGGCATGCCGTGGGGATTACGTCGAAGCGGGAGGAGTGAACGAAGAACGTCGAGCCGCTAAGAATGTTGCGAAGAGGCGCTCCGAAGATTTGCCCTGTCCAGGTGATGGATTCGACGATGCCATGTTCTTTCGCGAGCGCCTCTAGCTGAGGTCGGTCAGGGCCATCGCCAACCATGGTCAAGTTGAGCGTGCCTCCTAATTTCCGGTATGCTGCGAATCCTTCTAGAAGGATGTCCAAGCCCTTTTGGAAGATCACCATTCTTCCGCAGTAAGTGATGGTGGGCTTGATGATCTCGGTGTCAGAACGGCTCTCGAGGCCGGGCTGGCTGGCAGTCTCATGGTTGGGCAGTTCGAAGCCATTCGGAATGAGAGCGATCTGATGGAGCGAAGAGAATCTAGATTTGAGATCGTCCACTTCGGTCTGGCCTATGGCGTGTATCAGGGAGGCGTTTCGTAGAGTCCAGCCTTCCCACGCGGAGAGATAGAGTCGCTTCCGGATTCGGCCGGCGATGGATCGACCGCTGCGGTCGGAGAGATAACCTCCGTGCGGCGTGATGCCGAATTGTATCTTTCTTTTGTGCAGTAGCTTTGCGGCGGATGTGAGTTGCGGAACAAAAACAGAGTGCAACTGCACCCATGTGCCTTCAGGCAGATCCGACAGGGCGGCGTGGAGATCTTTGGTGAGCCCGAGTTGCGATCTGCTCCCAGGAAAAGGAACGAGCTTGTAGGTGCGTGCGTGATTGGAATGCTCCTCAGTTGGAAGTAAGATCCAGACCTCGCACTCGTGACCCTGGGCAACCATGTTGGTTGCAAGCCAGTGCACGACTTTGTTAACTCCATTGGCCGAATTCGGGTCAGCGGTTCCTGGAATCATGTGGATGATGCGCAATCCTTAGCCTCCTAGACGTAGTTCGTGGCGTGGCTTTGGCTTGACATGCTCTGAAGCGAAGTAAAGGCAAATAGTTGCTTGAGCCCTGTCGAAGCCTCTCGACTGCACTACCTGATTTGTGATGTCGATGTCGATGGTGGGTGGGGAGTTAGAAGTTCTGGATTGTGTTGTGGAACTTTCGGACGGGAGTGGTTGATGCTTTTTTCCCACCGTAGGAATAGAAGACGTGGAGGTGTTGAGGGCTGTTGACACCGGGAGCGACGAGATGTGAGGTTGTGCCGTTTCGAGTTTCGATGACCCAGTTCGGCGCTCCGTAACCGGCGATGTTGATGTTTTCATAGCCGGTGGCGAAGAGGCTCGAATCGGTGATCTGCATGGTTGTTGAATCGGGGGCGGCGAGGGAGAGCTTGTAGTAAAAAAATCCGAAGAGCTCGATCTGGGCGTTAGTAGCTACGATGTCGGTGCCGTTGTGTTCGGTTTTGTAGCCGAGAATCCAAAGTGTGCAGCCATTACAGGTTATCTTGTCCGCGCGAGCAGGCTCTTCATCGAGCTGCCGCGCCCAGATATGCTGGCCAGGATAGAACGTGACCGTATTTTCCGGATTATTGTTGGAGCCGAGGATAACGTCATCGATGTAAAGATTGCCGGCACCTGCCGCAGTCGAATAGTTGTAGGTGTTGTCGTCGATCAGGACCAGAGTTCTTGATCCTGTGTGAGTGATGACGCAGGCGTTGTTGGGGCAGCCTTCGATGATCAAGGGAGTCTTCGAAGAACCTGCGATTGTGAGATTGATGGTGTAGGTGCGCCCCGGGGTCGGCATGGCGTTAAAAAACTGGAGATGATTGACCGTGTCAGGAACTGTGATTGCGTATGCGCCATTGCCTCCATATTGGCCTGGAGGCGCGTAGACGGTCGGAGATTTCGATCCGGAGATAATGGCTGCCCAGGTTGCAGGAGAGGTCCCCAGCATCGTCCATGTGCGTGGATCGGGGTCATTGGGCTGAGGCGTCTCGGATTCTGGAAGATGAAGAGATGCCGGAGGGGCGGTCTGATCGAACACGGTCTGAGCTTCGCCCGACCAAGTCTCTGCCAAGTCGCCCTTGTAGGTTTTGGAGGGAGTGACGCAGTAGTCTGCCTCTGAGGTTGCGTAGCCAACGACTTTTACGTTTCGAGTGTAGAGGTGACAACCCTGCTGGCCGTTCTCTTTGCCATTCTGCAGACCGATGCCGGTGGAGTTGTCTCCGAAGAGTTCCGAATCCATGATGGTGGTGTTGGCGTGAAAGAGCTCAGCTTGAAGTGCGGGGACCGTGTTGTCACTGAGGAGGTGACGGATGCTGAACTTCATGTTCATGCTGCCGATTCCTGCGACAGTCTGTCCTTCAAGAGTGATGTCTTCGAAGGTGAAGTTGTACTCCTGCTGATTGCTGTAGATACCGTTCTGACATCCATAGACGGCCACGTTGCGCATCATTCCGGGACCGGGGTAGGCGCGGCGAATGTTGAGAGCGTTGACGCAGTTCGAATCGTCGGACCAGACCTGAACGTTTCTGATGGCGCCGATGTTGTTTACCTGAGTTGTGAATATTTCAACATTGGGATTTCCGACGCCGGACTCGAAGCCCATGTTTTGAATAAAGATGTGGAAGTTGTCGTTCTTGTTGACGCTGAGCGGACTGAAGAACTGCGCCGGCGATGTGCCTGTATTGAAGGCGGAGGAGTTTGGCGCCAGTTTGATGATTGAGGTTTGAGCACCCGCTCCGTAGATCGACCAGTAGTTGCCGTAGGGAATGATGGTGTCGCTTGCGAGATACACACCCGGGGGGAAGTAGAGGAACATCGGAAGTGCCCCCAGCTGGCCGCCTGCGGCTGCGCCGTAGTACATATCCACATTTTTGAGCGAGGGTGGGGTTGTGGTGAGTTCGAGGTGCGTTGCGTCTGTGACAGAGGCGACCTTGTAGAAGGCGCTGCCGATTTGAAGGCTCGCGTTTGGCTTCAATGCTGCGAAGGTTGGACCGCTGGTCGCTGTTACCGTCGTTCCGCTGGTGCTGACTACGTCGGGTGGGAGTCGAGCGGCGACGTTGGAGAGTGTGCCGGGATTTGTTGTGAGGGTGAGATGTTGTGGATCAAGCACGGCCGCGATGGTGTAGATCACGCCTGCTATCCGGATAGGAGAGCCTGGCGCGAGTCCGGTGAAGACCGATTCTCCGACCTGAGTCACGGTATAGGTGTTGCCGCTTACGGAGGTGGTGACCTTGCTCTGTGCCGCTCCCCTGCCAAATGCAAATAACTTCTGGAGGCCCGCGGTATTGTCGGTGACGCCATCGCCTACGAGATTCGCGATCGGGTTGTGTGTGACGTCGATGATGGGAAATGCGGCGGCGCTGGTGAAGCCTGGAGGGTAGACGATGTTGTTTGTGAGGCGCGCTCCGATTCCATCGGCGGGGATTATCGCAAGGGTTCCGTCGACAAACGTAAGACTGTCCGCTCGATTGACGGTCGTCATGGAGCCAGCGGCGATTTTGATGGGGTAGTTACCTGGGGGAGAACTCGAGGTCGCGGAGGTGCTTAGTTTCGGCTGGCCTTTGAAGAGAGCAGCGTAGGGTCCGGAGTAAGACGACAACTTGAAGATCAGGGGAGGGAGAGGGTCGCCGGCATGCATGGTGAGGTGTGTTGCAGTGGCGGTATAAGTTGCGGCCTGTGCGCACATGCCTGTGAGAAAGAGCAGCAGGAACAATGCCAGGGGCCTCTTCATCGCGTCTCCTCGAGTAAAAGTACGATCAGGATGGAAGGTTGAGGAACTGTTGCCTTCTCATTTTTAACAACAACGATGCAGTTCTCGGTAAACTGTTCCTGTAGATGCAATTGCCTCCTATCGAGCAGGTTCCTCGATTATACAAACAACGTAAAAAGACATCTAAGTTGATAGAGAGGTCTGCTTCGAATGAATGTTCTGCTGTCGGCTTATGCGTGCATGCCGAACTCCGGCTCTGAACCTGGCAACGGCTGGAACTGGGCGAAGCATCTGGCAGAACGTGGAATCAACGTGACGGTTCTGACTCGTGGTGAAGGGCGCGAAGAGATTGAAGCTTACCGACGGGATCACCCGAATGCGAATGTTGCCTTTGGTTATGTCACAGTTCCAACGAAGCTGTTCAAACCTGGAACCGGGATGCACTATGCCCTCTGGCAGATGTTCGCGGTTGGAGTTGCGAGGTCTTTGAATCGTCAACGCCGCTTCGATCTGGTGCATCACGTGACGTACACGAGTATTCATGTGCCGACGCAGCTTTGGCGGTTAGGCATTCCGACTGTGTTCGGACCGGTGGGTGGAGGTCAGACGGCACCCGCAAGTATGCTGGGATACTTCGGATCGAGCAGGCGGTCGGAGGAGAGCCGCACGCTGTTGACGAAGGCACTTCCCTACTCTCCGTTGCATAGACGATGGCTCGGGAAGATGAGCACGGTGCTTGCAGCGAATGAAGATACCTTGCGACTTATAAAAAAGATGGGGCGATCGGAAGTGAGGCTTCAGTTCGACAACGGAGTCGGGACGGACTATCTCGCGCAAGGGCCAAGGAATTTCAACCCGGATGCTGGTCCGGTCCGCCTGATCTGGGTAGGAAGGATTTTGCCGAGAAAGGCGCTTCCGATGGCGCTCGATGCACTGGCAAAGGTCCAACATGACTGGACGCTTACGATCGTTGGCAACGGACTCGCAGAGGCGACGGTGAGACAGATGATCGCTGAGCGGGGGTTGAGTGACCGGGTGCACTGGGCTGGACGACGACTAACGTGGGAAGAGGTTCGAGCGGCTTACTTGGAACATGACGTGCTTTTGTTTACGAGCCTTCGTGAGACCTCCGGAGTGCAGTTGCTGGAGGCGATGGCGCTTGGTCTTCCGGTGATTACGCTGGACCTGCATGGAGCGCGCGACGTTGTGCCTGAGGAGGCCGGCATCAAGGTACCCGTGACGACTCCGGCTGAAGTTGTCTGCGGTCTTGCTGCTGCGATCGATCGATTCGCGTCTCTGAGTGTCGAGGAAAAGAATGCGATGTCTCGAGCGAGCTGGGAGTTCGCTAGGACGAACACGTGGACCTCGCGCGCGGCTGCAGCTGAACAGTTGTATACGGAGCTTGTGGGGAGACAACGTGAAGGTTGAGTTGCACAAGATCGATGCGGGTAAACGGAATAACCTCGCGACTGTTCCATGTGCGCCGGATGGGCAGGTTCTCTGGAGCTTGTGTTTACTTCACTATCTTTCAGGAGGCGCTCGTTGAATCTACGCGCGGCGAAGA
This Tunturibacter gelidoferens DNA region includes the following protein-coding sequences:
- a CDS encoding glycoside hydrolase family 55 protein, whose translation is MILAGCSGQTIPVEEGGTAAVQPALSGANLNKGPLSFPTGFMTSVKTYGAVGDGVTDDTAAIQKALSDGRSNASGDYYGVPKALYFPPGTYLVSNTLQWVGCCVTLQGSGSSSSIIRLAPDSGGFNNTSAPKPMILTPLGNQSFRQNVWDLGLTIGSGNPGATAITYVSNNIGSIHNVFVKSEDGKGHAGIDLTQHYAGPLMIRNTEIQGFDVGIDLQNAEYSATMEGITLTSQNIAGIRNSNQLINIRGLTSTNKVPAITNSGGFVVLLDGTLSGGVATVPAIETDNTMFVRNVSSSGYEATLQDTSTSTPTLHKGTLTHLVVGTPSTLTGTASSTNGLDLAVQETPSFTSTSLSDWAVFTPKWYGDTSGLQTVLNSGKHTVYFPFAAYFSYNEADVTVPDTVDRIVGFSSVVNTGAGTNGGGIRFVVTSNSTQPLIIEQFGYGIKIDHRGSRPVVLKDAFITNYASYPGAGKLFLEDIGINSFNIQKGQQAFVRQLDNEILATKISNLGGSLWILGLKTEKAGTVINTASGGQTELLGGLIYPAVPVSSSQPAFISTDAQTSYIYKESVYCLGCGYSIQVQETRSGVTQEITSPNNKSFRMPLFVGYK
- a CDS encoding glycosyltransferase family 4 protein, which produces MRIIHMIPGTADPNSANGVNKVVHWLATNMVAQGHECEVWILLPTEEHSNHARTYKLVPFPGSRSQLGLTKDLHAALSDLPEGTWVQLHSVFVPQLTSAAKLLHKRKIQFGITPHGGYLSDRSGRSIAGRIRKRLYLSAWEGWTLRNASLIHAIGQTEVDDLKSRFSSLHQIALIPNGFELPNHETASQPGLESRSDTEIIKPTITYCGRMVIFQKGLDILLEGFAAYRKLGGTLNLTMVGDGPDRPQLEALAKEHGIVESITWTGQIFGAPLRNILSGSTFFVHSSRFDVIPTACLEAASCGVPLIVSEETNLADFVRHSSSGLVLTPNTPTRLAELLAEAERLGVTERTRMGASAKLMIDRDFTWSEISRHLVLAIEHATHP
- a CDS encoding glycosyl hydrolase family 28-related protein — its product is MKRPLALFLLLFLTGMCAQAATYTATATHLTMHAGDPLPPLIFKLSSYSGPYAALFKGQPKLSTSATSSSPPGNYPIKIAAGSMTTVNRADSLTFVDGTLAIIPADGIGARLTNNIVYPPGFTSAAAFPIIDVTHNPIANLVGDGVTDNTAGLQKLFAFGRGAAQSKVTTSVSGNTYTVTQVGESVFTGLAPGSPIRIAGVIYTIAAVLDPQHLTLTTNPGTLSNVAARLPPDVVSTSGTTVTATSGPTFAALKPNASLQIGSAFYKVASVTDATHLELTTTPPSLKNVDMYYGAAAGGQLGALPMFLYFPPGVYLASDTIIPYGNYWSIYGAGAQTSIIKLAPNSSAFNTGTSPAQFFSPLSVNKNDNFHIFIQNMGFESGVGNPNVEIFTTQVNNIGAIRNVQVWSDDSNCVNALNIRRAYPGPGMMRNVAVYGCQNGIYSNQQEYNFTFEDITLEGQTVAGIGSMNMKFSIRHLLSDNTVPALQAELFHANTTIMDSELFGDNSTGIGLQNGKENGQQGCHLYTRNVKVVGYATSEADYCVTPSKTYKGDLAETWSGEAQTVFDQTAPPASLHLPESETPQPNDPDPRTWTMLGTSPATWAAIISGSKSPTVYAPPGQYGGNGAYAITVPDTVNHLQFFNAMPTPGRTYTINLTIAGSSKTPLIIEGCPNNACVITHTGSRTLVLIDDNTYNYSTAAGAGNLYIDDVILGSNNNPENTVTFYPGQHIWARQLDEEPARADKITCNGCTLWILGYKTEHNGTDIVATNAQIELFGFFYYKLSLAAPDSTTMQITDSSLFATGYENINIAGYGAPNWVIETRNGTTSHLVAPGVNSPQHLHVFYSYGGKKASTTPVRKFHNTIQNF
- a CDS encoding glycosyltransferase family 4 protein, giving the protein MNVLLSAYACMPNSGSEPGNGWNWAKHLAERGINVTVLTRGEGREEIEAYRRDHPNANVAFGYVTVPTKLFKPGTGMHYALWQMFAVGVARSLNRQRRFDLVHHVTYTSIHVPTQLWRLGIPTVFGPVGGGQTAPASMLGYFGSSRRSEESRTLLTKALPYSPLHRRWLGKMSTVLAANEDTLRLIKKMGRSEVRLQFDNGVGTDYLAQGPRNFNPDAGPVRLIWVGRILPRKALPMALDALAKVQHDWTLTIVGNGLAEATVRQMIAERGLSDRVHWAGRRLTWEEVRAAYLEHDVLLFTSLRETSGVQLLEAMALGLPVITLDLHGARDVVPEEAGIKVPVTTPAEVVCGLAAAIDRFASLSVEEKNAMSRASWEFARTNTWTSRAAAAEQLYTELVGRQREG